GTAAAAGCGTTTGTGGTCGGCGGGCTGATCTGCGTGGTCGGCCAGCTTCTCATCGATTATACCAAGCTCACCCCCGCGCGGATTCTGGTGGCGTTCGTCACGCTGGGCGTGGTGCTCACCGCATTCGGCCTGTACGAGCCGCTGGTGCAGTTCGCCGGCGCCGGCGCCACGGTGCCCCTTTCCGGCTTCGGCTACGCCATGGCGAAAGGGACCGTCGAGGCGATCCGCGAGCACGGGTTTCTGGGCGTGTTTTCCGGCGGAATCACGGCCAGCGCCGCGGGGGTCGCGGCGGCGGTGTTTTTCGGCTATCTGGCCGCGCTGGTGTCAAAGCCGGGCGACAAGTCCTGAAAAACAAAACGGGCAAGGACCAAGAGCCTGCAAAGCTCCTGCGACCCTGCCCGCAT
This window of the Ruminococcaceae bacterium BL-6 genome carries:
- the spoVAEB gene encoding Stage V sporulation protein AEB: MEYVKAFVVGGLICVVGQLLIDYTKLTPARILVAFVTLGVVLTAFGLYEPLVQFAGAGATVPLSGFGYAMAKGTVEAIREHGFLGVFSGGITASAAGVAAAVFFGYLAALVSKPGDKS